In Fusarium falciforme chromosome 10, complete sequence, a single genomic region encodes these proteins:
- a CDS encoding MFS domain-containing protein, translated as MKTWLSRGKGVRVGITICCLIAFVLFGYDQGVFGGILQNEDWLNQFDHPSDSKTGIIVSCYNLGCLTGCIINFFTADKLGRRMTIWVAMALVIVGATLQATAYNVPHLVIGRVVTGFGTGMKTSTVPMYQSELCEAKYRGRLIASESLFVGVGIVFAYWFDFGLSYAGGAMAWRLPLAFQIVFALLVVVLVFALPDSPRWLFQHGRRDDAIAVMCYVYDKDVNDAWIIEQTKAIEAAIELEAEAQVSLVDCFKNDRVKTGSRVMMAWGMQLMNQLGGINLVVYYVPSVLVTNVGTTAHMAQILGGCIQIMFMVGAILPALALDRMGRRKTMMWGSFGLGFCMMMVAILLSQAKNASNGEKCASAAVAFFFLYQLFFGFSVNCVPWVYVPEILPLKARARGTAVGISSNWMWNFVIVMLTPILIERIGWKSYLIFAITNYLFVVATWWFFPETSNLDLEMVDNIFASGENPVTVAERMQKELKEGRLRPMGADSSDNEKVVEDIKG; from the exons ATGAAGACCTGGCTTAGCCGCGGCAAAGGCGTCCGCGTAGGCATAACCATTTGTTGCCTCATAGCATTTGTGTTGTTCGGCTATGATCAAGGGGTTTTTGGGGGCATTCTTCAGAATGAAGACTGGCTCAATCAATTCGACCACCCCTCTGATAGCAAAACCGGTATCATCGTTTCCTGCTATAACCTTGGCTGTTTGACAGGATGTATCA TCAACTTCTTCACCGCGGATAAGCTTGGTCGGCGAATGACCATTTGGGTTGCAATGGCTCTAGTTATAGTTGGCGCGACCCTTCAAGCCACAGCCTACAATGTCCCTCATCTCGTCATCGGACGAGTGGTGACCGGCTTTGGAACTGGCATGAAGACCTCAACCGTGCCTAT GTACCAGTCTGAGCTTTGTGAGGCTAAATATCGTGGCCGCCTCATCGCCTCAGAGTCCCTCTttgttggcgttggcatAGTATTTGCCTACTGGTTCGATTTCGGCCTCTCGTATGCAGGTGGAGCAATGGCCTGGCGCCTTCCTCTTGCCTTCCAAATCGTTTTTGcgctcctcgtcgtcgtccttgtGTTTGCTCTCCCCGACTCCCCCCGTTGGCTCTTCCAACACGGCCGCCGCGACGACGCAATTGCTGTTATGTGTTATGTCTATGATAAAGACGTCAATGACGCTTGGATTATAGAGCAAACCAAGGCAATTGAGGCTGCTATCGAGCTTGAGGCGGAGGCGCAAGTCTCCTTGGTCGACTGCTTCAAGAACGACCGCGTCAAGACCGGCAGCAGAGTCATGATGGCCTGGGGAATGCAATTAATGAATCAATTGGGTGGGATTAACCTCGTAGTCTACTACGTACCCTCTGTTCTCGTCACAAACGTTGGAACAACTGCTCATATGGCTCAAATCCTTGGTGGTTGTATTCAGATCATGTTCATGGTTGGGGCCATTTTACCTGCACTTGCCCTGGACCGCATGGGCCGCAGAAAAACGATGATGTGGGGCTCCTTCGGCTTAGGGTTCTGTATGATGATGGTTGCCATCCTTCTGTCCCAGGCTAAGAACGCTTCCAACGGCGAGAAGTGCGCCTCAGCCGCTgttgccttcttcttcctttacCAGCTCTTCTTCGGCTTCTCCGTCAACTGCGTCCCTTGGGTTTACGTCCCCGAGATCCTCCCACTCAaagctcgagctcgaggcACAGCTGTCGGCATCAGTTCTAATTGGATGTGGAACTTCGTTATAGTAATGCTGACCCCAATCCTTATAGAGAGAATAGGCTGGAAGAGCTACCTGATCTTCGCTATCACCAATTATTTGTTTGTTGTTGCGACCTGGTGGTTTTTCCCGGAGACCAGCAACTTGGACCTCGAAATGGTGGACAACATCTTTGCTTCCGGAGAAAACCCGGTTACAGTCGCAGAGAGAATGCAGAAGGAACTCAAGGAAGGGCGCTTGCGCCCTATGGGTGCCGATTCTTCAGACAATGAAAAGGTGGTGGAAGATATCAAGGGTTGA
- a CDS encoding Kinesin-like protein has protein sequence MDTSFRSSKMSRLPAPSTQIGGGLTEWSESQHNARIQSTMTSLASLKNLKREIPQPASQSEAKRKPLSDRALEYPAKPTSLAAAPSAIRSNMKPQSLAGMSGLKQPSAPQSRLGTSTSSNFAKSVGPNRYAPSNPPRTATRPGHMRSKSQAPRPRTAHGLREEDRDYSGPSNAWDVDGRVVDMESQFKELKEMVNTTLSERKGQDDALELAKTRVKELENDREKLDLRNESLKSDLDMAREEGRQIRHQMEKQQWEQTRRMEDQERKHREVMEDMARQHRSAVDEMRRELDRLKEYEARNNEQKIEGLTRQYQQELESERQRKDREIQELRTRMGNEYQDMGMALQKRERELKEANSQVESLQGDLERERTLKNSLQANIAELSAANTTLEAKINSLRSHVEFLESDSKAQSDSFANMEARLQDALRAAEEAQQKLIKEETERRVLFNKYQELKGNIRVMCRVRPPLGDGEGEQAKMSFPDDKTSAEIVLAGPEEKSSLGNVTRKNYPFEFDRVFIPGTQNEEIFGEISQLVQSALDGYNVCIFCYGQTGSGKTFTMSSADGMIPRATHMIYDTITKLREKSWEYTMEGSFVEVYNEELNDLLTPNERSSEGRPKKLEIRHDESRKQTVIVNCKSVRLNSPSSVETMLAEAQNNRSVAATKANERSSRSHSVFILKLVGENSATGERCEGTLNLVDLAGSERLKHSQAEGDRMKETQNINKSLSCLGDVIEALGRGSGHVPYRNSKLTHLLQYSLGGNSKTLMFVMVSPLETHLKETLTSLRFATKVHNTHIGTAKATKKIRDSS, from the exons ATGGACACA TCGTTTCGAAGCTCCAAGATGAGCAGGCTGCCCGCACCGTCGACGCAAATAGGGGGAGGACTCACAGAATGGAGCGAGTCGCAGCACAATGCACGCATTCAGTCAACAATGACCTCTCTCGCATCTCTGAAGAACCTCAAGCGCGAGATTCCTCAGCCAG CATCACAATCCGAAGCCAAGCGCAAGCCTCTTTCCGATCGAGCCCTCGAGTATCCCGCAAAGCCGACGTCCCTTGCGGCTGCCCCGTCGGCCATCCGATCCAACATGAAGCCCCAGAGTCTTGCGGGCATGTCCGGG CTCAAGCAACCTTCGGCTCCCCAATCACGACTTGGAACGTCAACATCGAGCAACTTCGCTAAGAGCGTCGGCCCCAATCGATATGCCCCCTCGAACCCCCCACGAACAGCTACTCGTCCCGGACACATGCGATCGAAGAGCCAAGCGCCCCGACCACGAACAGCTCACGGGCTTCGCGAGGAGGACAGAGATTACTCGGGGCCTAGCAATG CCTGGGATGTCGACGGTCGAGTCGTGGACATGGAGTCCCAGTTCAAAGAGTTGAAGGAGATGGTCAACACCACTCTAAGCGAGCGAAAGGGGCAAGATGATGCGCTCGAACTTGCCAAGACTCGAG tcaaggagctcgaaaACGACAGAGAGAAGCTTGACTTGAGGAATGAGTCACTAAAGTCAGATCTCGACATGGCCAGAGAGGAAGGACGTCAAATCCGACATCAGATGGAGAAGCAACAGTGGGAGCAGACACGACGAATGGAAGACCAAGAACGAAAGCACCGAGAAGTAATGGAAGACATGGCACGACAGCACAGATCAGCGGTTGACGAAATGAGACGAGAACTAGACCGACTGAAGGAGTACGAGGCCAGGAACAATGAGCAGAAAATCGAGGGCCTCACACGACAATACCAGCAGGAATTGGAAAGCGAACGACAAAGAAAGGACCGCGAAATTCAAGAGCTGCGAACTCGAATGGGCAACGAGTACCAAGACATGGGCATGGCCCTGCAGAAGAGGGAGCGGGAACTCAAGGAGGCCAACTCCCAAGTCGAAAGCCTGCAAGGGGATCTTGAGCGAGAGAGGACTCTCAAGAACAGCCTACAAGCTAACATTGCCGAGCTCTCGGCAGCCAACACAACACTGGAGGCCAAGATCAACTCGCTACGGTCGCACGTCGAATTCCTCGAGTCTGATAGCAAGGCTCAGTCTGACTCGTTTGCCAACATGGAGGCAAGACTCCAGGATGCCCTTCGCGCAGCTGAGGAAGCGCAGcagaagctcatcaaggaggagacggAGCGCCGAGTCCTATTCAACAAGTACCAGGAGCTCAAGGGCAACATCCGCGTCATGTGTCGAGTCCGACCCCCTCTGGGTGATGGTGAGGGCGAGCAGGCAAAGATGTCGTTCCCTGATGACAAGACTTCTGCCGAGATTGTGCTGGCTGGACCTGAGGAGAAGAGCAGCTTGGGCAATGTGACACGGAAGAACTATCCTTTCGAGTTTGACCGAGTCTTCATCCCCGGCACTCAGAACGAGGAGATCTTTGGCGAGATTTCCCAGCTTGTCCAGAGTGCCCTTGACGGCTACAACGTGTGCATCTTCTGCTATGGCCAAACAGGATCTGGAAAGACCTTTACCATGTCTTCAGCAGATGGCATGATTCCTCGCGCCACGCACATGATTTacgacaccatcaccaagctcaGGGAGAAGTCCTGGGAGTACACGATGGAGGGCTCGTTTGTTGAAGTGTACAACGAGGAACTCAACGATTTGTTGACCCCCAACGAGCGATCCTCTGAAGGCCGACcgaagaagctcgagatcCGACACGACGAGTCCCGCAAGCAGACAGTCATCGTGAACTGCAAGTCAGTACGCCTTAACAGCCCGTCCAGCGTGGAGACTATGCTTGCGGAGGCTCAGAACAACCGATCAGTGGCTGCAACCAAGGCCAATGAGCGATCATCGCGTTCTCACAGTGTGTTCATTCTCAAGCTGGTTGGCGAGAACTCAGCAACAGGCGAGCGATGCGAAGGCACACTCAACCTTGTGGATCTTGCAGGTTCCGAGCGTCTCAAGCACTCGCAGGCCGAGGGCGACCGTATGAAGGAGACCCAGAACATCAACAAGAGTCTGAGCTGCCTGGGTGATGTCATTGAAGCTCTTGGACGAGGATCTGGCCATGTGCCATACCGAAACTCGAAGTTGACCCACCTCCTGCAGTACAGCTTGGGTGGCAACAGCAAGACTCTGATGTTTGTCATGGTATCACCGCTTGAGACGCACCTGAAGGAGACATTGACAAGTCTTCGATTCGCAACCAAG GTGCACAACACTCACATCGGCACAGCCAAGGCAACAAAGAAGATCAGAGACTCTTCATAG
- a CDS encoding Dihydroxy-acid dehydratase encodes MLSRSLRLRSRALGALPLSSRSHGRLLSTTALRAADDKLNKVSANITQPKAQGASQAMLYATGLSEDDMNKAQVGISSVWYEGNPCNMHLMDLSAIVKESVAKAGLIPYRFNTIGVSDGISMGTTGMRYSLQSREIIADSIETVMNGQWYDGNISLPGCDKNMPGVAIAMGRVNRPSIMVYGGTIRPGCTKGGEPIDIVSAFQAYGQYITGEITEEERFDIIRHACPGGGACGGMYTANTMATAIETLGLTLPGSSSSPAEDPSKKAECEKVGPAIRNILKEDIRPRDIMTRQAFENAMIVTTILGGSTNAVLHLIAIADSVGIKLDIEDFQKVSDRTPFLADLKPSGKWVMADMHKIGGTPALLKFLIKEGIIDGSGITVTGKTMKENVENMPGFPEDQTIIRPLSNPIKPTGHIQILRGSLAPGGCVGKITGKEGLRFAGKARVYDSEPAFIASLEAGEIKKGEKTVVIIRYDGPKGGPGMPEMLKPSSAIMGAGLGKDVALLTDGRFSGGSHGFIIGHIVPEAMEGGPIALVEDGDSIVIDAEKRAIDLEISDEEFARRRKAWKAPPPRYTKGTLSKYAQLVKNASEGCVTDSGLTN; translated from the exons ATGCTCTCCCGCTCCCTGCGCCTGCGGTCGAGAGCTCTTGGAGCTCTCCCCCTCTCTTCGAGGAGTCATGG CCGTCTACTCTCCACCACTGCCCTCCGCGCCGCCGATGACAAGCTCAACAAGGTCTCCGCCAACATCACCCAGCCCAAGGCCCAGGGTGCCTCCCAGGCCATGCTGTACGCCACCGGCCTCTCTGAGGATGACATGAACAAGGCTCAGGTCGGTATCTCGTCCGTCTGGTACGAGGGAAACCCTTGCAACATGCACTTGATGGACCTGTCCGCCATTGTCAAAGAGTCGGTGGCCAAGGCTGGTCTGATTCCCTATCGCTTCAACACCATTGGTGTTTCTGATGGTATCTCTATGGGTACTACTGGTATGCGATACTCCCTCCAGAGCAGAGAGATTATCGCCGATAGTATCGAGACTGTCATGAATGGACAATGGTACGACGGCAACATCAGCTTGCCCGGTTGCGACAAGAACATGCCTGGTGTTGCTATCGCCATGGGTCGTGTGAACCGCCCTAGTATCATGGTCTATGGTGGAACTATCCGTCCGGGCTGCACCAAGGGTGGTGAGCCCATTGATATCGTTTCTGCTTTCCAGGCCTACGGTCAGTACATCACTGGCGAGATCACCGAAGAGGAGCGCTTCGACATTATCCGACATGCTTGCCccggtggtggtgcttgCGGTGGCATGTACACTGCCAACACCATGGCCACCGCCATCGAGACTCTGGGTTTGACTCTTCCcggtagcagcagcagccctgcTGAGGACCCTagcaagaaggccgagtGTGAGAAGGTTGGACCTGCTATCCGCAACATTCTCAAGGAGGACATCCGACCCCGCGATATCATGACCCGCCAGGCCTTTGAGAATGCCATGATTGTCACCACTATCCTTGGCGGCAGCACCAACGCCGTCCTCCACTTGATCGCTATCGCCGACTCTGTTGGTATCAAGCTTGACATTGAGGACTTCCAGAAGGTCTCTGACCGCACTCCTTTCCTTGCCGACCTGAAGCCTTCCGGCAAGTGGGTCATGGCGGATATGCACAAGATTGGTGGTACTCCTGCTCTGCTCAAGTTCCTCATCAAGGAGGGCATCATTGACGGCTCCGGTATCACTGTTACCGGTAAGACCATGAAGGAGAACGTCGAGAACATGCCCGGCTTCCCCGAGGACCAGACCATTATCCGACCCCTCAGCAACCCCATCAAGCCCACCGGCCACATCCAAATCCTCCGCGGTTCGCTGGCCCCTGGCGGCTGTGTCGGTAAGATTACCGGCAAGGAGGGTCTCCGATTCGCGGGTAAGGCCCGTGTTTACGACTCGGAGCCTGCCTTCATTGCCAGTCTCGAGGCTGGTGAGATTaagaagggcgagaagactgtcgtcatcatccgtTACGACGGCCCCAAGGGTGGTCCCGGTATGCCTGAGATGTTGAAGCCCTCTTCTGCTATTATGGGTGCTGGTCTCGGCAAAGACGTTGCCCTTCTTACTGACGGCCGTTTCTCTGGTGGTTCTCACGGTTTCATCATTGGCCACATCGTCCCTGAGGCCATGGAGGGTGGCCCCAtcgccctcgtcgaggacgGTGACTCTATCGTCATTGACGCTGAGAAGCGCGCCATTGACCTCGAGATCTCTGATGAGGAGTTTGCCCGCCGTCGCAAGGCATGGAAGGCTCCCCCTCCTCGTTACACCAAGGGCACTCTTAGCAAGTACGCCCAGCTCGTCAAGAACGCGAGCGAGGGCTGCGTCACCGACAGCGGTCTGACCAACTAA
- a CDS encoding Thioesterase domain-containing protein: MDSNPELIQPEDWLSPGASGHSIPAVLMHDGGGTTFAYHCLNSLSRPVYGIHNPNFRSGEPFEGGLSDLARLYCGFVKEAVKSPEFPKRRNAEGKVRVILGGWSFGGHLSLEMAKQLEQDGSGVQVIGILMVDTIFPIARSKAAKITKDDSKEEGKSKNQILADRAMADARRMITDWTPPVWEAGQRPRIMLVRAKETVPMDGDGVSLVDLSREERNLGWDAYEKDMFADIIDVEGHHFNLFSFEKIEGTTKAIKGGLVKLELAALRA; encoded by the coding sequence ATGGACTCAAACCCAGAGCTCATCCAGCCAGAGGACTGGCTCAGTCCTGGCGCCAGCGGCCATTCCATCCCAGCCGTCCTCATGCACGATGGCGGCGGCACAACCTTTGCCTACCACTGCCTAAACTCACTATCCCGACCCGTATACGGCATTCACAACCCCAATTTTCGCAGCGGAGAGCCCTTTGAGGGTGGCCTCTCTGACCTAGCTCGTCTGTACTGCGGTTTCGTCAAGGAAGCCGTCAAGAGCCCCGAATTTCCCAAGCGACGCAACGCAGAGGGAAAAGTACGAGTCATCCTTGGTGGGTGGAGCTTTGGAGGACACTTGAGTCTTGAGATGGCGAAGCAGCTTGAGCAAGACGGCAGCGGAGTCCAAGTCATTGGGATCCTCATGGTTGACACTATCTTCCCCATCGCGCGGtccaaggccgccaagaTCACCAAAGATGATTCCAAGGAAGAGGGCAAGTCAAAGAACCAGATCTTGGCCGACCGCGCCATGGCTGATGCCCGGCGGATGATCACCGACTGGACCCCTCCGGTCTGGGAGGCCGGACAGCGGCCACGCATCATGCTGGTCCGGGCTAAGGAGACGGTACCGATGGACGGGGATGGGGTCAGCCTCGTGGATCTGAGCCGTGAGGAGCGGAACCTCGGGTGGGACGCCTACGAAAAGGACATGTTTGCGGATATTATTGATGTGGAGGGACATCACTTCAATTTGTTTTCTTTTGAGAAGATTGAAGGGACTACAAAGGCCATAAAGGGGGGCTTGGTTAAACTAGAACTGGCTGCTTTGCGAGCGTGA
- a CDS encoding PlsC domain-containing protein, translating to MEKYSQFRDRATGIAPFLPVSTPLSAVATFTHGALFLFRLPFFIFFFLGYFLIFHFLPLPVIFRKVALWGLMAIPGIWWVDLQLDGVKRGTLADQPRERFPHPGSVIAANFTSPVDAIYLAAIFDPIFTVSYPETRQVQRLSLLGAVLMALSPVRTAPPKNAKLVDISDLLADNPNRVIAVFPECGTTNGKAILPFSPSILQCPPDVHIFPVSIRYTPPDITTPVPGRWFKFLWNLLSRPTTCIRVRIAEGQMNSAAAKTNGASSVPSDLRYRNDAGAAVSGDEQRVLDRIGEALARLGRVKRVGLTMKDKAAFVEALKGKKN from the exons ATGGAAAAATATAGCCAGTTTCGAGATCGGG CTACCGGCATTGCGCCCTTTCTCCCCGTCTCGACACCCCTCTCTGCCGTCGCAACATTCACCCATGgcgccctcttcctcttccgcctcccattcttcatcttcttcttcctgggctacttcctcatcttccactTCCTACCATTGCCCGTCATCTTCCGCAAGGTGGCCCTCTGGGGTTTGATGGCCATCCCGGGCATATGGTGGGTGGATCTCCAACTCGACGGTGTCAAGCGTGGCACCCTCGCCGACCAGCCCCGAGAGCGCTTCCCGCATCCTGGATCTGTCATCGCCGCCAACTTTACGAGTCCCGTTGACGCCATCTACCTCGCCGCTATTTTCGACCCCATCTTTACCGTCTCGTACCCCGAGACTCGTCAGGTGCAGCGTCTCAGTCTCCTCGGCGCCGTCTTGATGGCCCTATCGCCCGTACGAACAGCTCCCCCAAAGAACGCCAAGCTTGTCGATATCAGCGATCTCCTAGCCGACAACCCGAACCGGGTCATTGCCGTTTTCCCCGAGTGCGGTACCACCAACGGCAAGGCCATCCTGCCCTTCAGCCCGAGCATTCTCCAATGCCCGCCCGACGTCCACATCTTCCCCGTCAGCATCCGTTACACGCCACCCGATATTACGACCCCTGTGCCCGGAAGATGGTTCAAGTTTCTGTGGAACCTGCTCTCCCGGCCTACAACTTGCATTCGCGTTCGCATTGCTGAGGGTCAGATGAACTCTGCTGCCGCAAAGACCAACGGCGCCTCATCCGTCCCCTCTGATCTGCGTTATCGCAATGATGCGGGCGCTGCTGTCTCTGGAGATGAGCAGCGTGTGTTGGATCGCATAGGCGAGGCACTTGCCAGACTAGGCCGTGTCAAGCGTGTTGGTCTCACCATGAAGGACAAGGCCGCCTTCGTGGAGGCtctgaagggcaagaagaactAA